A DNA window from Roseovarius sp. Pro17 contains the following coding sequences:
- a CDS encoding trypsin-like serine peptidase — protein MRAVICAALLCAVAAPVIASGLIRLTDREDLFGWEAVGRLELSDHGYCTGTLIAPDLVLTAAHCVYDKTGAPIAPQDMTFRAGLRDGVFISQSGVAQVAAHPGYAPGPDLNSDMVRHDAALLKLSDAIPAAIASPFVLTAGGRTGQRVSVVSYGQGRDAALSWQRDCGVTAAGRGLMRFDCDVTFGSSGSPVFSRVHGQRARIVSLISSGGRDVAYGMELPRLVDEMKRALRAGPAVATASPRRVQVGQGGGAMGAKFAKP, from the coding sequence ATGCGCGCCGTCATATGCGCCGCGCTGCTCTGTGCTGTGGCTGCCCCGGTGATTGCCAGCGGGCTGATCCGACTGACGGACCGCGAGGATCTGTTTGGCTGGGAGGCCGTCGGGCGGTTGGAACTGAGCGATCATGGCTATTGCACCGGCACGCTGATTGCGCCCGATCTGGTGCTGACAGCGGCACATTGCGTCTATGACAAGACGGGCGCACCGATTGCGCCGCAGGACATGACATTTCGCGCCGGGCTGCGTGACGGGGTATTCATCTCGCAAAGTGGGGTGGCGCAGGTTGCGGCGCATCCCGGATACGCGCCCGGCCCTGATCTGAACAGCGATATGGTACGCCACGACGCGGCGCTGCTTAAATTGTCGGACGCCATTCCCGCCGCCATTGCCAGCCCTTTTGTGCTGACCGCGGGCGGGCGCACAGGACAGCGCGTAAGCGTCGTGTCATACGGGCAGGGGCGTGATGCGGCACTGTCGTGGCAGCGCGATTGCGGCGTGACGGCGGCAGGGCGCGGGCTGATGCGGTTCGACTGCGACGTGACGTTCGGCTCGTCCGGCTCGCCGGTCTTTTCGCGTGTTCATGGCCAGCGGGCGCGGATCGTTTCGCTGATCTCAAGCGGTGGGCGCGATGTGGCCTATGGCATGGAGTTGCCGCGCCTCGTCGACGAGATGAAGCGCGCGCTGCGTGCCGGACCCGCGGTGGCCACTGCCAGCCCACGGCGGGTGCAGGTGGGGCAGGGCGGCGGAGCGATGGGCGCGAAATTCGCAAAGCCGTGA
- a CDS encoding DUF1801 domain-containing protein, translating into MQNVDVDKWFSDLSDEQGIIAKDLRALVLSRDPKLREDLKWGQPCYSKISMIFYIQKAKKHMTLGFANGAKLDDPNGLLVGEGRLMRHVKIPVAGTIDRVALSQFVDNALALDT; encoded by the coding sequence ATGCAGAATGTTGACGTGGACAAGTGGTTCTCAGACCTGTCGGATGAACAAGGCATCATAGCGAAAGATCTGAGGGCTCTTGTCCTGTCCCGCGATCCGAAACTGCGAGAGGATCTTAAGTGGGGTCAGCCATGTTACTCAAAGATATCGATGATTTTTTACATACAAAAAGCAAAGAAACATATGACTCTGGGATTCGCAAATGGTGCGAAGCTCGATGATCCAAACGGGTTGCTGGTGGGCGAAGGTCGTCTCATGCGCCACGTAAAAATTCCCGTAGCGGGCACAATTGATCGCGTCGCATTGAGCCAGTTTGTAGATAACGCTCTGGCACTCGACACATGA
- a CDS encoding FAD-binding protein has translation MRPETEADLARVIADAAGPLRIVGGGTRAIGVAGGDVLSTAGLRGITLYEPGALTLVVRAGTPLAEVDAALAREGQRLAFEPMDHRGLLGTSGEPTIGGVVAVNASGPRRVAVGACRDFLLGVRFVDGMGHVLKNGGRVMKNVTGYDLTRLMAGSHGTLGVLSEVALKVLPVPRASVTLALDGLDDMRAVGALSRALGSPYEVSGAAHVATGAPRTLIRLEGFAASVAYRADKLLGVLSEFGDWQMLDDSEAAWCPVRDVTALEGSGDVWRVSCRPSEGPKLAARAPGAAAIYDWGGGLIWLRVPEGTDLRAALGDFDGHATLIRADPATKTRLGVFHPASAPVAALEAGLRQRFDPKGILNAGMMDRAREGAL, from the coding sequence TTGCGTCCCGAAACAGAAGCCGACCTTGCGCGCGTCATTGCAGACGCAGCCGGCCCCTTGCGGATCGTCGGGGGCGGCACGCGCGCCATTGGCGTGGCGGGCGGAGACGTGCTGTCGACGGCGGGGCTGCGCGGTATCACTCTTTACGAACCGGGCGCACTGACACTGGTGGTACGTGCTGGCACGCCATTGGCCGAGGTTGACGCGGCGCTGGCGCGCGAGGGGCAGCGGCTGGCGTTTGAGCCCATGGATCATCGCGGCCTGCTGGGCACGTCGGGCGAGCCGACCATTGGCGGTGTCGTGGCGGTCAATGCGTCGGGGCCGCGTCGGGTCGCCGTGGGGGCCTGCCGGGATTTCCTGCTGGGCGTGCGGTTCGTCGATGGCATGGGCCACGTTCTGAAAAATGGCGGGCGCGTGATGAAGAATGTCACCGGCTACGATCTAACGCGTCTTATGGCGGGCAGTCACGGCACGCTGGGCGTGCTGAGCGAGGTCGCGCTAAAGGTGCTGCCGGTGCCGCGCGCTTCGGTGACCTTGGCGCTGGACGGATTGGACGACATGCGCGCCGTCGGGGCGTTATCGCGCGCGCTGGGGTCGCCATATGAGGTGTCGGGCGCGGCGCATGTGGCAACCGGCGCGCCGCGCACTTTGATCCGGCTGGAGGGGTTCGCCGCCTCGGTCGCGTATCGCGCTGACAAGCTGCTCGGAGTGTTAAGCGAGTTTGGCGACTGGCAGATGCTGGATGATAGCGAGGCCGCGTGGTGCCCGGTGCGCGATGTCACAGCGTTGGAAGGCAGCGGCGATGTCTGGCGCGTCTCTTGCCGACCGTCGGAGGGCCCGAAACTGGCCGCGCGTGCGCCGGGGGCCGCTGCCATCTACGACTGGGGCGGTGGCTTGATCTGGTTGCGGGTGCCCGAGGGAACTGATTTGCGCGCCGCATTGGGCGATTTCGACGGTCACGCGACGTTGATCCGCGCAGACCCCGCCACCAAGACGCGACTGGGCGTTTTTCATCCCGCATCGGCACCAGTCGCTGCGCTGGAGGCGGGCTTGCGCCAGCGGTTCGATCCAAAAGGCATACTCAACGCTGGAATGATGGACCGCGCTCGCGAAGGAGCCCTCTGA
- a CDS encoding trypsin-like serine peptidase: protein MLRILLVALTLGLTLGGVPMLAQADESALKRLDTGDDGRGWEGVGRLELAGRGFCTGALIAPDLVLTAAHCLFDSVTGARLNHEKIEFLAGWRNGRALAYRWVRRAVVHPSYVHNGEVVAERVRNDVALLELRHPIRNARVEPFGTDKRPKTGQQVGVVSYARGRSEAPSLQEVCDVMARQEGVLVMSCDVDYGSSGAPIFTFDGGAPRVVSVVSAMAEVDGQKVSLGTQLLLPLEVLKAELAAGKGGNAGTGPNMAEVGQVRDTGAKFAKP, encoded by the coding sequence ATGCTGCGCATCCTGCTCGTTGCCCTGACGCTGGGCCTGACTTTGGGCGGGGTGCCAATGCTGGCCCAAGCAGACGAGAGCGCGCTGAAACGGCTCGATACCGGCGATGACGGACGCGGATGGGAGGGGGTCGGGCGACTCGAACTGGCCGGGCGTGGGTTTTGCACCGGGGCGCTGATCGCGCCCGATCTGGTGCTGACGGCTGCGCATTGCCTTTTTGACAGTGTGACCGGCGCGCGGTTGAACCACGAAAAGATCGAGTTTCTGGCAGGTTGGCGCAACGGGCGCGCCTTGGCCTATCGCTGGGTGCGGCGCGCGGTGGTCCATCCCAGCTATGTCCATAACGGCGAGGTCGTCGCCGAGCGGGTGCGCAATGACGTGGCCCTGCTAGAGTTGCGCCATCCCATTCGCAACGCGCGCGTTGAGCCATTTGGCACCGACAAACGCCCAAAGACAGGCCAACAGGTCGGTGTGGTCAGCTATGCGCGCGGGCGCTCGGAGGCGCCGTCCTTGCAGGAGGTCTGCGACGTGATGGCCCGTCAGGAGGGCGTGCTGGTCATGTCTTGCGATGTCGATTACGGCAGCTCGGGCGCGCCGATCTTCACCTTTGACGGGGGCGCGCCGCGCGTCGTATCGGTGGTGTCGGCCATGGCCGAAGTGGACGGGCAAAAGGTATCATTAGGCACGCAATTGCTGCTACCGCTGGAAGTGCTCAAGGCTGAGTTGGCGGCAGGCAAGGGCGGGAACGCTGGCACCGGACCCAATATGGCCGAGGTCGGTCAAGTGCGCGACACCGGCGCCAAGTTTGCCAAGCCATGA
- a CDS encoding FAD-linked oxidase C-terminal domain-containing protein yields MDMPIPDAAIVAGKARIVARLTAALSPGTVISDPAETRAYECDALAAYRCAPLAVVLPRSTAEVAAALKICHEMGVPVVPRGAGTSLAGGSLPTADCVVLGVARMNAVLETDYDARLIRVEAGRTNLSVTDAVEERGFFYAPDPSSQLACAIAGNIAMNSGGAHCLKYGVTTNNLMGVTMVMMDGTVTEIGGPYLESGGLDLLALICGSEGQLGVVTEATLRILPKPEGARPVLIGYDSNEVAGACVSDIIKAGVLPVAIEFMDRPCIRATEAFAHAGYPDCEALLIVEVEGSPAEIDEQLAIILDIARRHNPVELRESASAEESARIWLGRKSAFGAMGQLGDYMCLDGTIPVSQLPFVLRRIGELSDEYGLKVGNVFHAGDGNMHPLILYDANTPGQQETCEALGAEILKLCVEVGGCLTGEHGVGIEKRDLMAYQYAPEDLDIQMAVKDVFDPGWLLNPAKVFPLGSSAARRMAAE; encoded by the coding sequence ATGGACATGCCCATACCTGACGCGGCCATCGTCGCCGGCAAGGCGCGGATTGTCGCGCGACTGACCGCCGCCCTGTCGCCCGGCACCGTCATTTCCGACCCTGCCGAGACGCGCGCCTATGAATGCGACGCGCTCGCCGCCTATCGCTGTGCGCCGCTGGCCGTCGTGCTGCCACGTTCGACCGCCGAGGTCGCGGCTGCACTGAAGATCTGTCACGAGATGGGCGTTCCGGTGGTGCCGCGCGGCGCTGGAACATCGCTGGCGGGGGGGTCTTTGCCCACCGCCGATTGCGTGGTTTTGGGCGTTGCGCGGATGAACGCGGTGCTTGAGACCGACTATGATGCCCGCCTCATCCGCGTCGAGGCGGGACGCACGAACCTGAGCGTGACCGATGCCGTCGAAGAGCGCGGATTTTTCTACGCGCCCGATCCCAGCAGTCAGCTGGCCTGCGCCATCGCGGGCAATATCGCGATGAATTCGGGCGGGGCGCATTGCCTGAAATACGGCGTGACGACCAATAATCTGATGGGCGTGACCATGGTGATGATGGACGGCACCGTGACCGAGATTGGTGGCCCATATCTGGAGTCAGGTGGTCTGGACCTTCTGGCGTTGATCTGCGGCTCGGAAGGCCAGTTGGGCGTCGTGACCGAGGCGACGTTGCGCATTCTGCCCAAGCCCGAAGGCGCGCGCCCCGTGCTGATCGGCTATGATAGCAACGAGGTGGCGGGTGCCTGCGTGTCGGACATCATCAAGGCGGGCGTGCTGCCCGTCGCGATCGAGTTCATGGACCGCCCCTGCATCCGCGCGACCGAGGCATTCGCCCATGCCGGGTATCCCGATTGCGAGGCGTTACTGATCGTCGAGGTTGAGGGTAGCCCGGCTGAGATCGACGAACAGCTTGCAATCATCCTCGACATCGCGCGGCGCCACAACCCCGTCGAACTGCGCGAAAGCGCCTCGGCCGAGGAAAGCGCGCGCATCTGGCTAGGGCGCAAGTCGGCCTTTGGCGCAATGGGGCAGTTGGGCGACTACATGTGCCTCGATGGCACGATCCCGGTCAGCCAACTGCCTTTTGTTCTGCGCCGAATAGGTGAGTTGAGCGACGAGTATGGGCTGAAGGTCGGCAATGTTTTTCACGCGGGCGATGGGAATATGCATCCGCTGATCCTCTATGATGCCAACACGCCGGGCCAGCAAGAGACCTGCGAGGCGCTGGGCGCCGAGATCCTCAAGCTATGCGTCGAAGTTGGCGGCTGCCTGACCGGTGAGCATGGGGTGGGCATCGAAAAACGCGATTTGATGGCTTATCAGTATGCGCCCGAGGATCTGGATATTCAGATGGCCGTCAAGGATGTGTTCGATCCCGGCTGGCTACTGAACCCGGCCAAGGTGTTTCCGCTGGGCAGTAGTGCCGCCCGGCGAATGGCGGCGGAGTAG
- the glcF gene encoding glycolate oxidase subunit GlcF yields the protein MQTNFTPEQLTDPDFERSNQILRACVHCGFCTATCPTYQILGDELDSPRGRIYLIKDMLENERVPDAKTVKHIDRCLSCLACMTTCPSGVHYMHLVDHARAYIEENYKRPMGERALRWMLARILPYPIRFRLALLGAKAARPLARLMPDARLRAMLEMAPKRIPPISRNDDPQTHAAHGARRKRVALMTGCAQKALNTDINDATIRLLTRLGCDVVVARGAGCCGALVHHMGKTDESHAAAAKNIRAWCSEMDGQGLDAIVINTSGCGTTIKDYGHMFRNDALADDAARVSGIAMDISELLMQLDLPKCAPKGLTVAYHAACSLQHGQQIKTYPKDLLRHAGFDVVEPADSHLCCGSAGTYNLMQPEISKQLKAHKVRALEARAPDIIAAGNIGCMMQIGSGTDIPIVHTVELLDWATGGPSPPALDRRADA from the coding sequence ATGCAGACGAACTTCACGCCCGAGCAACTAACCGATCCCGATTTCGAACGCTCGAATCAGATCCTGCGCGCCTGCGTGCATTGCGGGTTTTGCACCGCGACATGCCCGACCTACCAGATACTGGGCGATGAATTAGACAGCCCACGGGGCCGCATCTACCTGATCAAGGACATGTTGGAGAATGAGCGCGTGCCGGACGCCAAGACGGTCAAGCATATCGATCGCTGCCTGTCCTGCCTTGCCTGCATGACGACCTGCCCGTCGGGCGTGCATTACATGCATCTGGTCGATCACGCCCGCGCCTATATCGAAGAGAACTACAAGCGCCCCATGGGCGAGCGCGCGTTGCGCTGGATGCTGGCGCGGATCCTGCCCTATCCAATTCGCTTTCGGCTGGCCCTTTTGGGTGCCAAGGCGGCGCGACCGCTTGCGCGACTCATGCCGGATGCGCGGCTGCGCGCGATGCTTGAGATGGCGCCCAAGCGCATCCCGCCGATCAGCCGCAACGACGATCCCCAGACACATGCCGCCCATGGCGCGCGGCGCAAGCGGGTGGCGCTGATGACCGGCTGTGCGCAAAAGGCGCTGAACACGGATATTAACGATGCCACCATCCGCCTGCTGACGCGGCTGGGTTGCGACGTCGTGGTGGCGCGCGGCGCGGGCTGTTGCGGCGCGCTGGTGCATCACATGGGCAAAACGGACGAGAGCCACGCAGCGGCGGCGAAAAATATCCGGGCCTGGTGCAGTGAGATGGACGGGCAGGGCCTGGATGCGATCGTGATCAACACGTCCGGCTGCGGCACGACGATCAAGGATTACGGCCACATGTTTCGCAACGACGCGCTGGCGGATGACGCTGCGCGCGTGTCGGGAATTGCCATGGATATTTCGGAACTACTGATGCAACTGGACCTGCCAAAATGCGCGCCCAAGGGATTGACCGTGGCCTATCACGCGGCCTGTTCATTGCAACACGGCCAGCAAATCAAGACCTATCCCAAGGATCTGCTGAGGCACGCCGGCTTTGATGTGGTGGAGCCTGCGGACAGCCACCTCTGCTGCGGCTCGGCGGGGACGTATAATCTGATGCAGCCCGAAATCTCGAAACAGTTAAAGGCGCACAAGGTCCGGGCGCTGGAGGCCCGCGCGCCCGATATCATCGCGGCGGGCAATATCGGCTGCATGATGCAGATTGGCAGCGGCACGGATATTCCCATCGTTCACACCGTTGAACTGTTGGACTGGGCGACAGGCGGCCCCTCGCCACCTGCTCTGGATAGGCGGGCAGATGCCTAA
- a CDS encoding Hsp20 family protein: MRNFDLAPLYRATVGFDQIADMMDRVLSSDVAQPTYPPYNIEKNDDDAWRISIAVAGFAEDDLSVELREGALIVSAKKADDGEERTYLHRGIATRAFERRFQLADHVRAMGATHADGMLHIDLVREVPEALKPRRIAIAGGKSSDKDVVDAKSVN; encoded by the coding sequence ATGCGAAACTTTGATCTGGCCCCGCTGTATCGGGCCACTGTTGGCTTTGACCAAATCGCGGATATGATGGACCGTGTCCTGTCCAGCGACGTCGCACAGCCGACCTATCCCCCCTATAATATTGAGAAAAATGACGATGATGCGTGGCGCATTTCGATCGCCGTGGCAGGCTTTGCCGAGGATGATCTGTCGGTCGAACTGCGCGAGGGCGCGCTGATCGTTTCGGCGAAAAAGGCCGATGACGGCGAAGAGCGCACCTATCTGCATCGCGGCATCGCCACCCGCGCGTTCGAGCGGCGTTTCCAACTGGCCGATCATGTGCGCGCGATGGGTGCAACCCATGCGGACGGTATGCTGCATATCGATCTGGTGCGCGAAGTGCCCGAGGCGCTGAAGCCTCGCCGTATTGCGATCGCAGGCGGCAAAAGCAGCGACAAGGATGTCGTCGACGCGAAATCCGTCAACTAA